The following are from one region of the Streptomyces rubrogriseus genome:
- a CDS encoding ATP-binding protein codes for MAAESRWDRTLASEEITNRTASFTGELHNVTGARLVAEEFLHDLARAAPPAAPEHWDDILLVVTELAANAVQYAPGPFQLRLRRTFDGVHVVMHDTNTTEPAPRPFHPSKGGGGIGWHLIHTLSDQVSVVTGERGKDIHVFLPW; via the coding sequence ATGGCAGCCGAGTCGCGTTGGGACAGGACACTGGCTTCCGAGGAGATCACGAACCGCACCGCCAGCTTCACCGGGGAGTTGCACAATGTGACCGGTGCGCGGCTGGTCGCGGAGGAGTTCCTCCACGACCTCGCCCGTGCGGCGCCGCCCGCGGCGCCCGAGCACTGGGACGACATCCTCCTCGTCGTCACGGAGCTGGCGGCCAACGCCGTGCAGTACGCTCCGGGGCCGTTCCAACTGCGGCTGCGGCGGACCTTCGACGGCGTCCACGTGGTGATGCACGACACCAACACGACGGAGCCCGCGCCGCGCCCCTTCCATCCGAGCAAGGGCGGCGGCGGCATCGGCTGGCACCTGATCCACACCCTGTCCGACCAGGTGAGCGTCGTCACCGGGGAACGGGGCAAGGACATCCACGTCTTCCTGCCCTGGTGA